In the genome of Pseudorca crassidens isolate mPseCra1 chromosome 14, mPseCra1.hap1, whole genome shotgun sequence, one region contains:
- the GPATCH11 gene encoding G patch domain-containing protein 11 isoform X1, whose amino-acid sequence MQDLKLQLRIRLCILRRSQGNSYTQWFCHMKLKMAEEEDYMSDSFINVQEDIRPGLPMLRQIREAHRKEEKQQEANLKNKRKSLKEEEQERRDIGLKNALGCENKGFALLQKMGYKSGQALGKSGDGIVEPIPLNVKTGKSGIGHEALLKRKAEEKLESYRRKIHMKKEVEERAAEQFRMRLKNKQDEMKLEGDLRRSQRACQQLDTQKNIQVPREAWYWLRLEEETEEEEEEEKEQDEDEYKSEDLSVLEKLQILTSYLREEHLYCIWCGTAYEDKEDLSSNCPGPTSADHD is encoded by the exons atgcaggacCTCAAGCTCCAGCTCAGAATCAGACTCTGCATTTTAAGAAGATCCCAGGGCAATTCATATACACA ATGGTTTTGCCATATGAAGCTGAAAATGGCAGAAGAGGAGGACTATATGTCTGATTCCTTCATTAATGTCCA AGAAGATATCAGACCAGGCTTGCCAATGCTGAGGCAAATCCGAGAAGCCCAtcgaaaagaagaaaagcaacaggaagctaatttgaaaaataagcGGAAgagtttaaaagaagaagaacaagagAGACGTGACATTGGACTGAAGAATGCACTAGGCTGTGAAAACAAAGGGTTTGCTTTGCTCCAGAAGATGGGATATAAAAGTGGTCAGGCCCTCGGCAAAAGTG gagacgGTATTGTTGAACCAATTCCTCTTAATGTCAAAACAG GAAAAAGTGGCATTGGTCATGAGGCATTACTAAAACggaaagcagaggaaaaattGGAAAGCTACAGAAGAAAGATTCACATGAAAAAAGAAGTTGAAGAAAGAGCTGCAGAACAGTTTCG AATGCGACTTAAAAATAAGCAAGATGAAATGAAGCTAGAAGGAGATCTTAGAAGAAGCCAGAGAGCCTGTCAACAGTTGGATACTCAGAAG AATATTCAGGTTCCCAGGGAGGCATGGTACTGGTTGAGGcttgaagaggaaactgaagaagaggaagaggaagaaaaagaacaagatgaAGATGAATATAAGAGTGAAGACTTAAGT GTACtggaaaaattacaaatattgaCTAGTTATTTAAGAGAAGAACATCTGTATTGTATTTGGTGTGGAACAGCCTATGAAG ATAAAGAAGACCTGTCTTCAAATTGCCCAGGACCAACTTCTGCAGATCATGACTAA
- the GPATCH11 gene encoding G patch domain-containing protein 11 isoform X3 — translation MQDLKLQLRIRLCILRRSQGNSYTQWFCHMKLKMAEEEDYMSDSFINVQEDIRPGLPMLRQIREAHRKEEKQQEANLKNKRKSLKEEEQERRDIGLKNALGCENKGFALLQKMGYKSGQALGKSGDGIVEPIPLNVKTGKSGIGHEALLKRKAEEKLESYRRKIHMKKEVEERAAEQFRMRLKNKQDEMKLEGDLRRSQRACQQLDTQKVLEKLQILTSYLREEHLYCIWCGTAYEDKEDLSSNCPGPTSADHD, via the exons atgcaggacCTCAAGCTCCAGCTCAGAATCAGACTCTGCATTTTAAGAAGATCCCAGGGCAATTCATATACACA ATGGTTTTGCCATATGAAGCTGAAAATGGCAGAAGAGGAGGACTATATGTCTGATTCCTTCATTAATGTCCA AGAAGATATCAGACCAGGCTTGCCAATGCTGAGGCAAATCCGAGAAGCCCAtcgaaaagaagaaaagcaacaggaagctaatttgaaaaataagcGGAAgagtttaaaagaagaagaacaagagAGACGTGACATTGGACTGAAGAATGCACTAGGCTGTGAAAACAAAGGGTTTGCTTTGCTCCAGAAGATGGGATATAAAAGTGGTCAGGCCCTCGGCAAAAGTG gagacgGTATTGTTGAACCAATTCCTCTTAATGTCAAAACAG GAAAAAGTGGCATTGGTCATGAGGCATTACTAAAACggaaagcagaggaaaaattGGAAAGCTACAGAAGAAAGATTCACATGAAAAAAGAAGTTGAAGAAAGAGCTGCAGAACAGTTTCG AATGCGACTTAAAAATAAGCAAGATGAAATGAAGCTAGAAGGAGATCTTAGAAGAAGCCAGAGAGCCTGTCAACAGTTGGATACTCAGAAG GTACtggaaaaattacaaatattgaCTAGTTATTTAAGAGAAGAACATCTGTATTGTATTTGGTGTGGAACAGCCTATGAAG ATAAAGAAGACCTGTCTTCAAATTGCCCAGGACCAACTTCTGCAGATCATGACTAA
- the GPATCH11 gene encoding G patch domain-containing protein 11 isoform X2 — MKLKMAEEEDYMSDSFINVQEDIRPGLPMLRQIREAHRKEEKQQEANLKNKRKSLKEEEQERRDIGLKNALGCENKGFALLQKMGYKSGQALGKSGDGIVEPIPLNVKTGKSGIGHEALLKRKAEEKLESYRRKIHMKKEVEERAAEQFRMRLKNKQDEMKLEGDLRRSQRACQQLDTQKNIQVPREAWYWLRLEEETEEEEEEEKEQDEDEYKSEDLSVLEKLQILTSYLREEHLYCIWCGTAYEDKEDLSSNCPGPTSADHD, encoded by the exons ATGAAGCTGAAAATGGCAGAAGAGGAGGACTATATGTCTGATTCCTTCATTAATGTCCA AGAAGATATCAGACCAGGCTTGCCAATGCTGAGGCAAATCCGAGAAGCCCAtcgaaaagaagaaaagcaacaggaagctaatttgaaaaataagcGGAAgagtttaaaagaagaagaacaagagAGACGTGACATTGGACTGAAGAATGCACTAGGCTGTGAAAACAAAGGGTTTGCTTTGCTCCAGAAGATGGGATATAAAAGTGGTCAGGCCCTCGGCAAAAGTG gagacgGTATTGTTGAACCAATTCCTCTTAATGTCAAAACAG GAAAAAGTGGCATTGGTCATGAGGCATTACTAAAACggaaagcagaggaaaaattGGAAAGCTACAGAAGAAAGATTCACATGAAAAAAGAAGTTGAAGAAAGAGCTGCAGAACAGTTTCG AATGCGACTTAAAAATAAGCAAGATGAAATGAAGCTAGAAGGAGATCTTAGAAGAAGCCAGAGAGCCTGTCAACAGTTGGATACTCAGAAG AATATTCAGGTTCCCAGGGAGGCATGGTACTGGTTGAGGcttgaagaggaaactgaagaagaggaagaggaagaaaaagaacaagatgaAGATGAATATAAGAGTGAAGACTTAAGT GTACtggaaaaattacaaatattgaCTAGTTATTTAAGAGAAGAACATCTGTATTGTATTTGGTGTGGAACAGCCTATGAAG ATAAAGAAGACCTGTCTTCAAATTGCCCAGGACCAACTTCTGCAGATCATGACTAA